The DNA region ACGAACGGCGACCGGATCACGCAGTACCGATGGATCTCCGTCGGCAATGGAATCGGGCCTTTCACCTTTGCCTGAGTCCGGGTCACGGTCTCAGCGATCTTGCGCGCCGATTCGTCGACCACTTCGTGATCGTACGCCTTCAACCGGATGCGAATCTTTTGTCCTTCTGGCATAAGTGCTCGTTTCTTATCTGGTATCCGGTGTTGGCTATTTGATGACTTTGATGACGGTGCCCGCACCGACAGTACGGCCACCCTCACGAATCGCGAACTTCTGACCCTCATCCATCGCGATCGGAGTGA from Gammaproteobacteria bacterium includes:
- the rpsJ gene encoding 30S ribosomal protein S10, which produces MPEGQKIRIRLKAYDHEVVDESARKIAETVTRTQAKVKGPIPLPTEIHRYCVIRSPFVHKDSQEHYEMRIHKRLLDIVEPTRKTVDSLMRLDLPAGVEVEIKL
- a CDS encoding elongation factor Tu, which codes for TPIAMDEGQKFAIREGGRTVGAGTVIKVIK